The DNA window ACGGCCGCCGGCGGAGGCCATGCCGAGCCAGGTGTGCGGGTTGCGTTCCCAGCACCAGCCGAGTTTGGGGGCGTTCTGGCTGATCCACAGGGCCGGGACGCGGCGGTCGCCGGAGCGGGAGCCGCCGAGGGAGAAGCACTTGTTCTTGACCAGGATCTCCGGGAACTGGGTGATCACCGCGATGCCCTCCTCGATGGTGAGCAGCGTGCGCCCCCGGGCGGCGATGGTGTTCATGGCGTCCTGGGGCACGGCCCCGCAGAACTCCTCACCGCGTTCGATGTCCGTCAGGAGGTATACCTGCTGCTCCGGAAGCCCGGTCTCCGGGATGGCGACGAATCGTTCCAGGGAGCCAGGTTCGAAGGAGTGGTCGACGAAGCCCGGTTTGGGCTTTCCGTGCAGGGTGGTGCGCGGCATCGTCTGCTCGATCGGCACGACCTGACGGGTGACCACGAGCACGAACGGAAGCCGGCCGGCGCCGGACTCGCAGGCGAGGCTTCCGGTCGTGGCGGCGAGGTCGCGCAGGGGTTCGGCCAGGGACTGGAACTGCTCGGGCGTCAGGCCCGCCATCGCCGGATAGTCCCGTTCGATCAGGTTGTGGACCTGGCGGTCGAATTCTGCGGCTGCGTCGATGGTTGTCACGAGATCCTTTCAGCAATGCGGTGCCGGGGGGCGATGCGAGTGAGGGCCCCGGTGTCTGGGGTTGTCCCAGAGGCACCGCCGGTCCTGATGTGATCCAGTACGGCCCACCCTTCAGTGGTCATGTGGGTCAACGGCTCTTCTCCAGCCCGTGTTCGGCGGCGATGCGGGCGATGTCGTCCGGGGTGCCGGCCATGATCGTACGTGCGTGCTCGGTCACCAGGTCGGCGGGCCAGTCCCACCAGGCGGCCCGCAGGAGCCGTTCGACGTCGGC is part of the Nonomuraea coxensis DSM 45129 genome and encodes:
- a CDS encoding DUF5701 family protein — encoded protein: MTTIDAAAEFDRQVHNLIERDYPAMAGLTPEQFQSLAEPLRDLAATTGSLACESGAGRLPFVLVVTRQVVPIEQTMPRTTLHGKPKPGFVDHSFEPGSLERFVAIPETGLPEQQVYLLTDIERGEEFCGAVPQDAMNTIAARGRTLLTIEEGIAVITQFPEILVKNKCFSLGGSRSGDRRVPALWISQNAPKLGWCWERNPHTWLGMASAGGRRATA